In Arthrobacter sp. SLBN-83, one DNA window encodes the following:
- a CDS encoding APC family permease: protein MTFGKGAGPTCGFRDAVQFRLVEGIAMTLSFYVQEGRMAIKDVKFEPVDAGPNSILSPDRLLSRGLGVRSIVFMVVAGAAPMTAVVAGWPVVVSASGSTGGPLFFLIATAILFLFAVGFTRMTPFVKNAGAFYSYIQTGLGRGVGMGAATFALGTYLLLFLALCSYLGSAAQTTVHDLGGPDLPWWLCSLVLMATCGALAYRDVELSAKVLGVVLVIETVVLLAVNIGVIVHGGAEGLSGDSLSPARLGEGVPPLGVMFAFFSFIGFEATAVFRNEARDPDRTIPRATYIAVIGVGIFYTFTAWALQAGVGSSQIVEAATNDPTSIVVGLAGQYVSPLLATLLQVFLITSLFACILTFQNVLTRYLFTLGTQGVLPSGLGAIHPRHHAPSRAALIVSVVAIALLGVEAIIGLDPVTQAYTWFSGSATLGIVVLMALTSLAVIVFFRRNAHNKKVWGTLLAPALALLGLGGIVFLVLQNFGLLVGGDLAAGILLALMAALFLGGVTTALVMRSKRPATYAALIPASSSSEERSTAS, encoded by the coding sequence GTGACGTTCGGCAAGGGGGCCGGCCCCACTTGTGGGTTCCGCGATGCCGTTCAATTCCGCCTTGTCGAAGGCATCGCGATGACACTCAGCTTCTACGTCCAGGAGGGACGAATGGCAATTAAAGATGTTAAATTTGAGCCGGTGGATGCGGGACCGAACAGCATATTGAGCCCGGACCGATTGCTCAGCAGGGGCCTTGGAGTCCGGTCGATCGTGTTCATGGTTGTGGCGGGAGCTGCGCCCATGACAGCTGTCGTGGCTGGTTGGCCTGTTGTCGTTTCTGCATCGGGAAGCACGGGCGGTCCGCTGTTCTTCCTTATCGCGACCGCTATTCTGTTTCTGTTTGCCGTTGGCTTTACGAGGATGACGCCCTTTGTAAAAAATGCTGGAGCGTTCTATTCCTACATCCAAACGGGGCTGGGCCGGGGTGTTGGCATGGGGGCTGCCACTTTTGCGCTCGGAACATACTTGCTGCTGTTTCTTGCGTTGTGTTCATACCTGGGATCAGCGGCCCAGACCACGGTTCACGATCTGGGCGGTCCGGATCTTCCCTGGTGGCTGTGCAGTCTGGTGCTGATGGCAACCTGCGGTGCTCTTGCTTACCGGGACGTCGAGCTCTCCGCCAAGGTGCTGGGCGTGGTCCTGGTCATCGAAACAGTCGTTCTGCTGGCAGTAAACATCGGGGTGATTGTCCACGGCGGCGCGGAAGGTTTGAGTGGTGACTCGCTGTCCCCCGCGCGTTTGGGCGAAGGTGTCCCGCCTCTGGGCGTCATGTTTGCCTTCTTCTCGTTCATCGGTTTTGAGGCCACCGCCGTCTTCCGGAACGAAGCACGTGACCCCGATCGCACTATCCCTCGGGCAACCTACATCGCCGTTATCGGCGTCGGCATTTTCTACACTTTCACTGCCTGGGCCTTGCAGGCGGGAGTCGGAAGCAGCCAGATCGTCGAAGCCGCGACGAATGATCCCACCAGCATTGTGGTAGGGCTCGCGGGACAGTACGTGTCCCCGCTCCTTGCCACCCTGCTCCAGGTTTTCCTCATCACCAGCCTTTTCGCCTGTATCCTCACCTTCCAGAACGTACTGACCCGGTACCTCTTTACCCTTGGTACTCAAGGTGTTCTTCCGTCTGGACTTGGTGCAATCCACCCACGTCACCACGCTCCGTCCAGGGCAGCCTTGATCGTCTCGGTAGTTGCGATAGCACTGCTTGGTGTCGAGGCGATCATCGGGCTCGACCCGGTAACGCAGGCCTACACCTGGTTCTCAGGCTCGGCCACATTGGGCATCGTTGTTCTGATGGCTCTCACGTCACTCGCGGTGATCGTGTTCTTCCGGAGGAATGCACACAACAAGAAGGTCTGGGGCACGTTGCTGGCCCCCGCGCTTGCCCTTCTCGGACTCGGGGGAATTGTCTTTCTGGTCCTTCAGAACTTCGGGCTTCTCGTCGGCGGCGACTTGGCGGCGGGAATACTGTTGGCGCTCATGGCCGCACTCTTCCTGGGAGGCGTGACTACCGCGCTGGTTATGCGATCCAAGCGGCCGGCGACGTATGCCGCACTGATTCCGGCAAGTTCCAGCAGCGAGGAAAGATCTACAGCGAGCTAA
- a CDS encoding aldehyde dehydrogenase family protein, translating to MSSVISVYNPATEEQIGEVPAYDLPDVNAAVERARAAQRAWVRKPLAERRDALWAIADAVIAHSDELALLESTDVGKPLAAARQEVLGVAECFKYYAGTVDKILGDTIPVDGGVSMTFREPLGVVAVIAPWNFPLPIASWSIAPALASGNSVIVKPAALTPLSTVRFGEIVKELGVVGDALQVLTGSGARIGNALAEHPDVNKVSFTGSTEVGRSIVQAASTTMKRVSLELGGKSASIVYNDVDLAKCLRAAPMSVFDNTGQDCCARSRFLVQRGIFDEFVEGFIETTRALKIGNPLDDKTNLGPLVSAAHRDTVSSFLENGLNVVTAGEAPDGPGFWMAPRIVIAPDPKSRVATEEIFGPIASVIPFDTEEEAIALSNSSIYGLSGSIWTNDVGQALRTARALESGTLSVNSNSSIRIQTPYGGFKQSGIGRGLGQAAIEAYTELKTVFVRTEP from the coding sequence ATGAGCAGCGTTATTTCGGTCTACAACCCCGCTACAGAAGAACAGATAGGCGAGGTGCCCGCCTACGACCTGCCGGACGTGAATGCAGCGGTCGAACGCGCACGGGCCGCCCAGCGCGCCTGGGTCCGCAAGCCACTGGCTGAACGCCGTGATGCCCTCTGGGCTATTGCCGATGCTGTCATCGCTCACAGCGACGAACTGGCCTTACTCGAATCCACCGACGTTGGTAAGCCATTGGCGGCGGCCCGACAGGAAGTTCTTGGTGTCGCCGAGTGCTTCAAGTACTACGCCGGAACGGTGGACAAGATCCTCGGAGACACCATTCCCGTCGACGGCGGCGTCAGCATGACTTTCCGCGAGCCGCTGGGCGTGGTGGCCGTAATTGCCCCCTGGAACTTCCCTCTGCCTATCGCATCCTGGAGTATCGCGCCGGCACTGGCCAGCGGCAATTCCGTGATTGTGAAACCCGCCGCCCTTACCCCCCTGTCAACTGTCCGATTTGGTGAAATCGTGAAGGAACTGGGCGTCGTCGGAGACGCGCTTCAGGTTCTCACAGGTTCGGGCGCCCGGATCGGCAATGCCCTCGCTGAACACCCGGATGTTAACAAAGTAAGTTTTACTGGTTCCACCGAGGTCGGCCGGTCCATCGTCCAAGCGGCTTCAACGACGATGAAAAGAGTCTCTCTTGAGCTCGGCGGGAAGTCCGCCAGTATTGTCTACAACGACGTCGACCTCGCCAAGTGTCTGCGGGCAGCCCCGATGTCGGTCTTCGACAACACGGGCCAGGACTGCTGTGCACGCAGCCGCTTTCTCGTGCAGCGGGGAATCTTCGACGAGTTCGTTGAGGGATTCATCGAAACTACGCGGGCACTGAAAATCGGTAACCCGCTGGACGACAAGACCAACCTCGGACCTCTGGTATCGGCTGCCCACCGCGACACCGTTTCCAGCTTCCTCGAAAACGGGCTCAACGTCGTCACCGCCGGTGAAGCACCGGATGGCCCCGGCTTCTGGATGGCACCCAGAATCGTCATCGCCCCCGACCCCAAGAGCCGGGTGGCAACCGAGGAAATTTTCGGCCCCATCGCCTCGGTGATTCCCTTCGACACCGAAGAGGAAGCCATCGCGCTGTCCAACAGCTCAATCTACGGCCTGAGCGGCTCCATCTGGACCAACGACGTCGGCCAGGCCCTGCGGACGGCGCGGGCACTCGAGTCCGGGACTCTCTCGGTCAACTCAAACTCATCAATTCGAATCCAGACACCTTATGGCGGCTTCAAACAGTCAGGCATCGGCCGCGGACTGGGCCAAGCTGCCATCGAGGCATACACAGAACTCAAGACCGTATTTGTAAGGACAGAACCGTGA
- a CDS encoding diflavin oxidoreductase gives MTTDTGELVRTNQGTSSGVSSETDTAVQTLSVLYGSQTGNAEFLASKIVDKANGQGYSAELMSLDMLTPQDAARKDRLLIVTATHDNGHMPDNAQPFWDQLQSAGSDLFRDVPFAVLAIGDSMYEDFCKAGIDLDERLGELGGKRILDRLDCDVDYDLTSGKWIKGMLETFTTVVPKKRDNSPQDSTVPGANPAEQPKSTRREPDTATVVEARLLSAPESEKEVWHYELEVSGDSRNYRPGDSLAVIPTNSIELVENLLEFLGLEGSEAFGEDGKTVRETLQNDYELRLPHLGIVAWLVEDLAPDHPVRNLVESGDRNALENWLWGRDMLDVLQETRTTDVDPGEFLSKLRPLQHRSYSIASSPLADGNRVHLTVSSVRYETAGRRHSGACSAFLQSAARTKKAMKVFPLPAHEFHLPKDSSADVIMIGPGVGVAPFRGFLRDREVSQARGRNWLFFGDRHERPSWLYQAEMEELQSNGVLDRLSLAFSRDQQGKVYVQDRIREEGEDIFAWLSDGASVYVCGGKQIAPDIDEALLAVLGSHGAMTREKAYDYVQSMKTEGRYVKDVY, from the coding sequence GTGACAACTGACACAGGGGAGCTGGTTCGGACCAACCAAGGCACCTCATCCGGAGTATCCAGTGAGACAGACACCGCCGTGCAGACCCTCAGCGTCCTCTACGGCAGCCAGACCGGGAACGCTGAGTTCCTTGCGTCCAAGATCGTGGACAAGGCAAACGGCCAGGGTTACTCAGCCGAGCTTATGAGCCTGGACATGCTGACCCCGCAAGATGCGGCACGCAAGGACCGCCTGTTGATCGTTACCGCCACACACGACAACGGCCACATGCCGGACAACGCGCAACCGTTTTGGGATCAGCTTCAAAGCGCCGGCTCAGACCTCTTCAGGGACGTTCCCTTCGCAGTCCTTGCCATTGGCGACTCCATGTACGAAGACTTCTGCAAAGCCGGCATCGACCTTGACGAGCGCCTTGGCGAACTCGGCGGCAAGAGAATCCTCGACCGCCTCGACTGCGATGTCGACTATGACCTGACGTCAGGCAAGTGGATCAAGGGCATGCTCGAGACCTTCACGACAGTTGTTCCCAAGAAGCGGGACAACAGCCCGCAAGACTCCACTGTTCCAGGAGCAAACCCCGCCGAGCAGCCCAAAAGCACACGCCGGGAACCTGACACTGCCACCGTCGTCGAGGCCCGCCTCCTAAGCGCTCCAGAGTCCGAAAAAGAGGTCTGGCACTATGAGCTTGAGGTCAGCGGCGACAGCCGCAACTACCGGCCAGGTGACTCACTTGCCGTAATCCCCACCAACTCCATCGAGCTCGTGGAAAACCTCCTCGAATTCCTTGGCCTCGAGGGCAGCGAGGCGTTCGGTGAGGACGGCAAGACTGTACGCGAGACGCTTCAAAACGACTATGAGCTTCGGCTGCCCCACCTGGGCATCGTTGCCTGGCTCGTTGAAGATCTCGCACCGGATCATCCCGTGCGGAACCTGGTCGAGTCCGGTGACCGGAACGCGCTGGAGAACTGGCTGTGGGGACGGGACATGCTGGACGTGCTGCAGGAAACCCGGACAACAGATGTCGACCCCGGCGAGTTCCTCTCAAAGCTGAGGCCTCTGCAGCACCGGTCGTACTCCATCGCCTCCAGTCCCCTCGCCGACGGCAACCGCGTCCACTTGACGGTCTCCTCTGTGCGATACGAGACCGCCGGGCGCCGGCACTCGGGGGCGTGCAGCGCTTTCCTCCAGTCCGCCGCACGCACCAAAAAAGCTATGAAAGTGTTCCCGCTGCCCGCGCACGAGTTCCACCTGCCCAAGGACAGCTCAGCTGATGTGATCATGATCGGTCCAGGTGTCGGAGTTGCCCCGTTCCGCGGATTCCTCCGTGACCGTGAAGTCTCACAAGCCCGGGGCCGGAACTGGCTGTTCTTCGGGGACCGCCATGAAAGGCCTTCCTGGCTCTATCAGGCGGAAATGGAAGAACTGCAGAGCAACGGTGTGCTGGACCGCCTCAGCCTGGCTTTCTCCCGGGATCAACAGGGCAAGGTCTACGTCCAGGACCGGATCCGCGAAGAAGGTGAAGACATCTTTGCCTGGCTATCGGACGGAGCTTCCGTCTATGTGTGCGGTGGGAAACAGATAGCACCTGATATCGACGAAGCCCTATTGGCGGTGCTGGGCAGCCACGGCGCAATGACCCGCGAAAAGGCGTACGACTACGTGCAGTCCATGAAGACTGAGGGCCGTTACGTCAAGGACGTCTACTAG
- a CDS encoding glutamine synthetase family protein: MNPITQVPEDLQELEAIDMQDQSAAASAHDELQKFVSDNDIKTFKVGVVDLDGVWRGKRIPARYFLESVAESGTNICNIIFGWDIQDEIISDLSYTGWDTGYPDVTLLPDLSTLKVVPGEPGVASVICDAYEMSGEPAAICPRSILKRVVQKAEDLGYSPVCAYEFEFYLLKGTPTDLAAKDWRDLTPITAGSHTYSLVRDTGTEFLIGEIRRRLSEQGIFIEASNSENGPGQFEMNIHYSDALAAADNALRLKATVKEAAAEAGYTASFMAKINPEWAGSSGHMHQSLWDPESGKSAFANADEPGELSAIGYNYLAGVVETAPELTAVYLPTINSYKRTEGGQWAGSSATWGLDNRTVAIRSIPSKGSAARIENRVPGADANPYLVIAASIAAGLHGVEQELTAPERVVGNAYALEEGHQVKQLPGTLDQAIEQFEKSEVAKAYFGETFVTHYVQTRRWELRKLQTSVTDFEIARYLERI, from the coding sequence GTGAATCCCATCACACAGGTCCCGGAGGATCTCCAAGAACTCGAGGCAATCGACATGCAGGATCAATCCGCAGCGGCGTCAGCGCATGACGAACTGCAAAAGTTCGTCTCCGACAACGACATCAAAACGTTCAAAGTGGGCGTGGTGGACCTCGACGGTGTTTGGCGCGGCAAGCGCATCCCTGCCAGGTACTTCCTGGAAAGTGTCGCTGAGAGCGGAACGAATATCTGCAACATCATCTTCGGCTGGGACATTCAGGACGAAATCATTTCTGATCTCAGCTACACGGGGTGGGACACGGGTTACCCTGACGTGACGCTCCTCCCCGATCTCAGTACCCTGAAGGTCGTTCCCGGGGAACCCGGCGTGGCTTCCGTCATCTGCGACGCTTACGAGATGTCGGGCGAGCCTGCGGCAATCTGTCCCCGGAGCATTCTCAAGCGGGTCGTGCAGAAAGCCGAAGACCTTGGATACTCGCCAGTCTGCGCCTACGAGTTCGAGTTCTACCTGCTCAAAGGCACTCCGACGGACCTGGCCGCCAAGGACTGGCGCGACCTGACCCCCATCACGGCGGGCAGCCATACCTACAGCCTTGTCAGGGACACAGGCACCGAGTTCCTCATCGGTGAGATCCGACGCCGCCTGTCTGAGCAGGGCATTTTCATCGAGGCCAGCAACAGTGAAAACGGTCCAGGCCAGTTCGAGATGAACATCCACTATTCGGATGCTCTCGCAGCCGCGGACAACGCCCTCCGGCTTAAAGCCACCGTCAAGGAGGCTGCAGCTGAAGCCGGCTACACGGCATCGTTCATGGCCAAGATCAACCCGGAGTGGGCCGGTTCTTCCGGACACATGCACCAGAGCCTTTGGGATCCGGAATCTGGCAAGTCAGCTTTCGCCAATGCCGACGAGCCCGGCGAACTGAGCGCCATCGGGTACAACTACCTGGCGGGCGTCGTCGAGACGGCGCCGGAGCTCACGGCCGTCTACCTGCCCACCATCAACTCTTACAAGCGGACCGAAGGTGGTCAGTGGGCCGGATCCAGCGCCACCTGGGGGCTCGACAACCGTACGGTCGCAATCAGGTCCATTCCGTCAAAGGGCAGTGCTGCACGCATCGAAAACCGGGTACCGGGCGCTGACGCCAATCCCTACCTGGTCATCGCCGCAAGCATCGCCGCCGGCCTGCACGGCGTGGAGCAGGAACTGACTGCCCCGGAGCGGGTGGTAGGAAACGCTTACGCCCTGGAGGAAGGACACCAGGTAAAGCAGCTGCCCGGAACACTCGACCAGGCCATCGAACAGTTCGAGAAAAGCGAGGTCGCCAAGGCGTACTTCGGCGAAACGTTCGTTACCCACTACGTCCAGACGAGGCGCTGGGAGCTCCGCAAGCTTCAGACCAGTGTCACCGACTTCGAAATCGCACGTTACCTGGAACGAATCTAG
- a CDS encoding SDR family NAD(P)-dependent oxidoreductase — translation MTTHPGKIAAVTGAASGNGLAIAEKLLKEGATVVALDRDEAALERLIAQHPEMVPVVMDVADEASVRSGMAEIDAKFGRLDTLVNNAGIVKGSNFDDVSVAEWDQVFAVNSTGPFLVSQAARPLLEKGAAARGDDSTSAIVNITSVEAHIVIASSGHPQVHYNASKGALLMFTKALAIETAASKIRVNAVAPGFIETPFTKSVLENQEAVKFLLDRTPLGRIGRPSDVANAVAFLASDEASWVTGTTIHVDGGWLVY, via the coding sequence ATGACTACTCACCCCGGAAAGATCGCTGCAGTCACCGGAGCCGCGTCCGGAAACGGCCTTGCCATCGCAGAAAAGCTGCTCAAGGAGGGCGCCACCGTCGTAGCCCTGGACCGTGACGAGGCCGCGCTCGAGCGTCTGATTGCCCAGCACCCGGAAATGGTGCCTGTTGTTATGGACGTCGCCGACGAAGCCTCGGTCCGCAGCGGCATGGCCGAGATCGACGCAAAATTCGGCCGGCTCGACACCCTCGTCAACAACGCAGGCATCGTCAAGGGCAGCAACTTCGACGACGTGAGCGTAGCGGAATGGGACCAGGTCTTCGCCGTGAACTCCACCGGACCGTTCCTGGTCAGCCAGGCCGCACGGCCGCTGCTGGAGAAGGGCGCTGCCGCCCGGGGCGACGATTCAACCAGTGCCATCGTCAACATCACCTCTGTCGAGGCCCACATCGTCATCGCCAGCAGCGGACACCCCCAGGTCCACTACAACGCATCCAAGGGTGCACTCCTTATGTTCACGAAGGCTTTGGCCATCGAAACCGCAGCTTCCAAAATCCGCGTCAACGCTGTCGCCCCCGGCTTCATCGAGACCCCATTCACCAAGTCCGTGCTGGAAAACCAGGAGGCCGTGAAGTTCCTCCTCGACCGTACGCCGCTCGGACGAATCGGACGGCCCTCTGACGTTGCCAACGCCGTCGCGTTCCTGGCCAGCGACGAGGCCAGCTGGGTGACCGGTACCACCATCCACGTCGACGGTGGTTGGCTGGTTTACTGA
- a CDS encoding gamma-glutamyl-gamma-aminobutyrate hydrolase family protein — MRAPLIAISAARQTVDTAFGPMPSTVQNMAYANGVLAAGGRPAILPSTATIPDAALEGFDGLLLTGGGDISPRLYGEDPIDTVYDVCDIRDDFEIELYNEAMLRGLPILATCRGMQLVNVIRGGNLVQEVSPDRGHWQDHPSHEPWHKVQLEPGSELARIAKGLSIPVNSYHHQGLGKLGTGLRVVGREGDVIEAIEADDARLIGVQWHPEHMVDYHEAQKALFVDLVEKAAAYAQSQKPLQEQFS, encoded by the coding sequence ATGCGGGCGCCCCTTATTGCCATTTCCGCGGCCCGGCAAACCGTCGATACCGCCTTCGGCCCGATGCCTTCAACGGTCCAGAACATGGCCTACGCCAACGGCGTTCTTGCCGCGGGCGGCCGTCCCGCCATTCTTCCGTCCACGGCAACAATCCCGGATGCGGCTCTTGAAGGATTTGACGGGCTCCTCCTCACCGGCGGCGGCGACATCAGCCCCCGGCTGTACGGCGAGGACCCGATCGACACGGTCTATGACGTCTGCGACATCAGGGACGACTTCGAAATAGAACTTTACAACGAGGCCATGCTTCGCGGCCTGCCCATCCTGGCCACTTGCCGGGGGATGCAGCTTGTCAACGTCATCCGCGGCGGAAACCTCGTCCAGGAAGTGAGCCCGGACAGGGGGCACTGGCAGGACCACCCCTCACACGAACCATGGCACAAGGTACAGCTGGAGCCCGGTTCCGAACTTGCCCGGATCGCCAAAGGCCTGAGCATTCCCGTGAACAGCTACCACCATCAGGGCTTGGGAAAGCTCGGAACAGGTCTTCGTGTCGTGGGACGGGAAGGCGACGTCATCGAAGCAATTGAAGCCGATGATGCCCGCCTCATCGGAGTCCAATGGCATCCCGAGCACATGGTCGACTATCACGAAGCCCAGAAGGCCCTCTTCGTTGATCTCGTGGAGAAGGCCGCAGCGTACGCACAGTCACAGAAACCACTTCAGGAGCAATTCTCATGA
- a CDS encoding cytochrome P450: MSTETERGLSHNKSDFDFHGRSLDNIFDEYQDILANGPVGHSNKYGGFWYITKSEDIFNAEQDPDTFAVGPSMLLPAFGTDVPLIPIDIDPPTHADFRKILLPMFTPMNISKLTPGMRETAKQLCQEVLAAGDVVDVSAKLARPMPTIIFSRLAGYPEQDWPIFDRWIDEIIYERTAHPEKAYAAGRELNDYFDRLLDEREKAGPEAEAGNDLITQLLKAEVKGRKLTREELLSYCYLLFLAGLDTTAWAIRSALWYLAGNPQAQQQLRENPDLIPTAAEEFLRTLSPVQAMARTAKKDTVVRGQEIKAGERVVLVFGAGNRDPEVYEEPNDIKIDREDNRHLAFGGGIHRCLGSNLGRAEMVIAMEEFLKAVPHFERANDDEPWHGVGPLTLKIGA, encoded by the coding sequence ATGAGCACAGAAACTGAGCGGGGACTCAGCCACAACAAGTCAGACTTTGACTTCCACGGACGGTCGCTCGACAACATTTTCGACGAATACCAGGACATACTGGCCAACGGCCCTGTTGGACACAGCAACAAGTATGGAGGCTTTTGGTACATCACCAAAAGCGAGGATATCTTCAACGCCGAGCAGGACCCCGACACCTTCGCTGTCGGTCCCTCAATGCTCCTCCCGGCGTTCGGCACTGACGTCCCCCTGATTCCGATCGACATCGATCCGCCGACCCACGCTGACTTCCGCAAAATCCTGCTACCGATGTTCACACCCATGAACATCTCAAAGCTGACACCCGGCATGCGGGAGACCGCTAAGCAGCTGTGCCAGGAAGTCCTTGCAGCCGGCGACGTCGTTGATGTTTCGGCGAAGCTTGCCCGCCCGATGCCGACCATTATCTTCAGCCGCCTGGCCGGATATCCGGAACAGGACTGGCCAATCTTCGACCGGTGGATTGACGAGATCATCTATGAGCGGACCGCTCATCCGGAAAAGGCATACGCGGCCGGACGCGAGCTCAACGACTACTTCGACCGTCTTCTCGACGAACGGGAAAAGGCCGGACCGGAAGCAGAAGCCGGCAATGACCTGATCACCCAGCTTCTGAAAGCGGAAGTGAAAGGCCGGAAGCTCACGCGTGAAGAGCTGCTGTCGTACTGCTACCTGCTCTTCTTGGCCGGGCTGGACACGACCGCCTGGGCGATCCGTTCCGCCCTTTGGTACCTGGCCGGCAACCCGCAGGCCCAGCAGCAGTTGCGTGAAAACCCCGACCTGATCCCCACAGCTGCAGAAGAATTCCTGCGGACGCTTTCCCCGGTCCAGGCCATGGCCCGCACCGCGAAGAAGGACACAGTCGTCCGGGGCCAGGAGATCAAGGCCGGTGAACGCGTCGTGCTCGTCTTCGGCGCGGGCAACCGTGACCCAGAGGTCTACGAAGAACCCAATGACATCAAGATTGACCGCGAAGACAACCGCCACCTGGCCTTCGGCGGAGGGATCCACCGGTGCCTTGGCTCGAACCTTGGCCGCGCCGAAATGGTTATCGCCATGGAGGAATTCCTGAAGGCTGTCCCTCACTTCGAACGGGCGAATGACGACGAACCGTGGCACGGCGTCGGCCCGCTTACCCTCAAGATTGGAGCTTGA
- a CDS encoding ferredoxin: MGELWVDGGRCQGHARCWALAPETFEIDEEGYAHVIPGRENSGDEPNVRKAIRNCPERAILERETNEASEKASEVSAS, from the coding sequence ATGGGAGAACTTTGGGTCGACGGAGGGCGCTGCCAAGGCCACGCCCGGTGCTGGGCTCTGGCACCCGAAACCTTTGAGATCGACGAGGAAGGCTACGCGCACGTCATTCCTGGCCGCGAAAACAGCGGCGATGAACCCAACGTCCGAAAGGCCATCCGGAACTGCCCCGAACGGGCAATCCTGGAACGGGAAACGAACGAGGCCAGCGAGAAAGCATCAGAGGTTTCGGCGTCGTGA
- a CDS encoding NAD(P)/FAD-dependent oxidoreductase: MTHLPERVAVIGASVASAMLIERSRELGFAGEFIVIDSDPNAPYDRPPLSKQFLLGTGPVEPAEWWPEATPILNAKAIGLLTDKRTVLLDKLGEVAADAVVISTGAGSIRLPNEPAGVLSLRTAQDALALRNAVDAGAASAIIIGAGTIGAELASTLAQRGLAVTVVDLAPQPMQRFFSGHLGEEAKAWMHQAGVVTHFGVAVESIQKTNAHWTVRVSGLDLHADLVISAIGARPNTEWLTYSELDVSNGVRCTADGKALRASGEIADGIFAIGDVSARQAEDGTFRRFESWTQAQRHGAALAEYFAGFDSTELEQAPYGWTEQFGRKVQVHGMLPSAGELVQVYAAEERNAALYRIGSAEEDVAWIGVNAPRQFSRASMGMSLLS, encoded by the coding sequence GTGACACATCTGCCAGAGCGGGTTGCGGTCATTGGCGCTTCGGTTGCATCAGCAATGCTGATTGAACGCAGTCGCGAGCTGGGCTTTGCAGGCGAATTTATCGTCATTGATTCAGACCCGAACGCGCCCTACGACAGGCCCCCGCTGTCCAAGCAATTCCTTCTAGGCACTGGTCCCGTTGAACCGGCCGAGTGGTGGCCGGAGGCTACACCGATCCTCAACGCAAAGGCGATCGGGCTGCTCACCGACAAGCGAACTGTCCTGCTGGACAAGCTCGGAGAGGTAGCTGCTGACGCGGTCGTCATCTCAACAGGAGCCGGTTCAATCCGGCTGCCGAACGAGCCAGCGGGCGTTCTAAGCCTAAGAACCGCCCAGGACGCCCTGGCCCTGCGCAACGCTGTGGATGCAGGAGCTGCCAGTGCGATCATCATCGGCGCCGGAACCATTGGTGCGGAACTGGCGTCTACTCTCGCCCAACGTGGGCTTGCCGTCACGGTAGTGGATTTGGCTCCGCAACCAATGCAGCGCTTCTTTTCGGGGCATCTTGGGGAGGAAGCGAAGGCATGGATGCACCAGGCCGGTGTTGTCACTCATTTTGGGGTTGCTGTGGAATCCATTCAGAAAACGAATGCGCACTGGACGGTCCGGGTCAGCGGCCTGGACCTGCACGCCGACCTGGTTATCAGCGCTATCGGTGCGCGGCCCAATACCGAATGGCTGACCTATAGCGAGCTTGACGTTTCCAACGGAGTCCGTTGCACTGCGGACGGGAAAGCCCTGCGGGCCAGCGGTGAAATCGCCGACGGGATCTTCGCTATCGGAGACGTTTCGGCCCGGCAGGCGGAGGACGGAACCTTTCGGCGGTTCGAGAGTTGGACCCAGGCCCAACGGCATGGCGCAGCCCTGGCTGAATACTTTGCCGGTTTCGACTCCACGGAACTGGAACAGGCTCCGTACGGGTGGACGGAGCAGTTCGGCCGAAAGGTACAGGTACACGGAATGCTTCCGTCGGCAGGCGAACTCGTACAGGTATACGCTGCAGAGGAACGCAACGCCGCCTTGTACCGGATTGGATCTGCGGAGGAGGACGTGGCTTGGATAGGCGTCAACGCGCCACGGCAGTTCAGCCGGGCGTCCATGGGCATGAGCCTTCTAAGCTGA